A genomic region of Salinibacter pepae contains the following coding sequences:
- a CDS encoding YgaP family membrane protein yields MSATAPTSPDTSDAPTSGVCRVPSTEEQIVRLLAGTVSLTGLALGFFVSPWWYLLTVFAGLNVIQSAFTGFCPPEIVYRWINQ; encoded by the coding sequence ATGTCCGCTACCGCCCCTACTTCCCCCGACACGTCCGACGCCCCAACGTCCGGCGTCTGCCGCGTGCCCTCGACCGAAGAACAAATCGTCCGCCTACTGGCCGGCACCGTCTCCCTCACGGGCCTGGCCCTCGGCTTCTTCGTGAGTCCCTGGTGGTACCTGCTCACCGTCTTCGCGGGGCTCAACGTCATCCAGAGTGCCTTCACCGGCTTCTGCCCCCCCGAGATCGTCTACCGCTGGATCAACCAGTAG
- a CDS encoding efflux RND transporter permease subunit: MATTSGIAGRIARTFINSKLTPLLMAAFLGIGLYSAWVTPKEEDPQIEVPMMDIAVQYPGATPQEVKSRVAEPIERLASNIDGVEYVYSTAMPGRAMVSVRYYVGEDPSTSTVKLYEELLKNMDEMPPGASRPLIKSRAVDDVPILTLTLHSETTGDYELRRIGEEMAADLKTTDGVAEVSVHGGRPRQVRVALQPNQLAAHELDPPSVAEQLRAANQETDAGAFQRMDESYLVETGGFLTSVDDVKTLVVGMHQGSPVYLKQVAEVTDGPAEPKNYVSFSYGAGTPQPDSLAQGGARSAVTVAVAKRNGRDAMTIAEHSLDKLETLEQTLVPEDVTVSTTRNYGETASEKTNELMLHLLAAILAVTFVVSLAMGWRGGLVVFLSVPISFALTLFVYYFFGYTLNRITLFALIFVTGIVVDDSIIVAENIERHFKMGRLPKLQSALAAVDEVGNPTILATLTVIAAVLPMAFVSGLMGPYMSPMPIGASVAMTFSLVVALVIAPYLAFRLIPSHEALTGEEGGGDDDNDENDSEYELEETAVYRAYAATIEPLLDSAWKRWAFLGGTTLLLLGSVSLFYFRAVTVKMLPFDDKNEFQVVVDMPEGTPLERTNAVLREMAATLTDRPVVTDVQTYAGDAAPVNLNGLVRHYDLRSAPHQGDLQVNLRAAHHRTRQSHAIAKDLRGPLQEIGENYDAAVKVAEVPPGPPVRATLVAEIYGPDGATQRALADSVRQAFEATEGVVDVDWGVEADQTKYTFTVDKEKAMRVGVPTARVTQTMKMALDGREVTTLHDPDERDPVGVQLRLGAERRASLADLQNVPVQSPAGPTVPMADLVEVEETTRDKHISRKNQRRVIYVTGNVAGAIESPVYAMLDMQERLDAIEAPPGYSFDQLYTGPPEARSNYALKWDGEWRVTYKVFRDLGIAFAIVLLLIYILIVGWFQDLTVPLVMMIAIPLSLIGIVLGHWLLGAFFTATSMIGFIALAGIMVRNGVLLIDFVNISLDQGASLRQAVIEAGAVRTRPILLTAGTVVIGATVILFDPIFQGLAISLIGGAIASTALTLLIVPLVYYMIERRLAGSALTGDDA, from the coding sequence ATGGCTACGACCTCCGGCATCGCGGGCCGCATCGCCCGCACCTTCATCAACAGCAAGCTCACCCCCCTCCTGATGGCGGCCTTTCTCGGCATCGGGCTCTACAGCGCCTGGGTAACCCCGAAGGAGGAGGACCCCCAGATCGAGGTTCCGATGATGGACATCGCCGTGCAGTACCCGGGCGCCACGCCGCAGGAGGTGAAGAGCCGCGTCGCGGAGCCGATCGAGCGGCTGGCCTCGAATATCGACGGCGTGGAGTACGTCTACTCGACGGCAATGCCGGGCCGGGCGATGGTGTCGGTCCGCTACTACGTCGGCGAGGACCCGTCGACCAGCACCGTGAAGCTCTACGAGGAGCTGCTGAAGAACATGGACGAGATGCCCCCGGGGGCGAGCCGCCCCCTCATCAAGAGCCGGGCGGTGGACGACGTGCCCATCCTGACGCTCACCCTCCACAGTGAGACGACGGGCGACTACGAGCTGCGCCGGATCGGGGAGGAGATGGCCGCCGACCTCAAGACGACCGACGGCGTGGCGGAGGTGAGCGTGCACGGCGGCCGTCCCCGGCAGGTGCGCGTGGCGCTTCAGCCCAACCAGCTGGCCGCCCACGAGCTGGACCCGCCGTCCGTCGCCGAACAGCTCCGGGCCGCCAACCAGGAGACCGACGCCGGGGCCTTTCAGCGAATGGACGAGTCCTACCTCGTGGAGACCGGCGGCTTTCTCACCTCGGTCGACGACGTGAAGACCCTCGTCGTGGGCATGCACCAGGGAAGCCCAGTCTACCTGAAGCAGGTGGCCGAGGTGACCGACGGGCCCGCCGAGCCCAAGAACTACGTGTCCTTTTCCTACGGGGCGGGCACGCCGCAGCCCGACAGCCTGGCACAGGGGGGTGCGCGATCGGCCGTCACGGTGGCCGTCGCCAAGCGCAACGGCCGCGACGCGATGACGATCGCCGAGCACTCGCTCGATAAGCTGGAGACGCTGGAGCAGACCCTCGTGCCGGAGGACGTGACCGTGAGCACAACCCGCAACTACGGCGAGACGGCCTCGGAGAAGACCAACGAGCTCATGCTCCACCTGCTCGCGGCCATCCTCGCCGTGACGTTCGTCGTGAGCCTCGCCATGGGCTGGCGCGGCGGCCTCGTGGTCTTTCTGTCCGTGCCCATCAGCTTTGCGCTCACCCTCTTCGTCTACTACTTCTTCGGCTACACGCTGAACCGGATTACCCTCTTTGCGCTCATCTTCGTAACGGGGATCGTGGTCGACGACTCCATCATCGTGGCCGAAAACATCGAGCGCCACTTTAAGATGGGGCGCCTGCCGAAGCTGCAGTCGGCCCTCGCCGCGGTCGACGAGGTGGGCAACCCCACCATCCTCGCCACGCTAACGGTCATCGCCGCCGTCCTGCCGATGGCCTTCGTGTCCGGCCTCATGGGGCCGTACATGAGCCCGATGCCGATCGGGGCCTCGGTGGCCATGACGTTCTCGCTCGTGGTGGCGCTCGTGATTGCGCCCTACCTGGCCTTTCGGCTTATTCCCTCGCACGAAGCCCTCACCGGCGAGGAGGGCGGCGGGGACGACGACAACGACGAGAACGACTCCGAGTACGAGCTCGAAGAGACGGCGGTCTACCGCGCGTACGCCGCCACCATCGAGCCCCTGCTCGACAGCGCCTGGAAGCGGTGGGCCTTTCTCGGGGGCACGACCCTGCTGCTGCTCGGCTCGGTGTCCCTCTTCTACTTCCGGGCCGTGACGGTGAAGATGCTGCCCTTCGACGACAAAAACGAGTTCCAGGTCGTGGTGGACATGCCGGAGGGCACGCCGCTGGAGCGCACGAACGCCGTGCTGCGCGAGATGGCCGCCACCCTCACCGACCGCCCCGTCGTGACCGACGTGCAGACGTACGCCGGGGACGCCGCGCCGGTCAACCTGAACGGGCTCGTGCGCCACTACGACCTGCGCTCGGCCCCGCACCAGGGCGACCTGCAGGTGAACCTACGTGCCGCTCACCACCGCACCCGGCAGAGCCACGCCATCGCCAAGGACCTGCGCGGCCCGCTCCAAGAGATTGGGGAGAACTACGACGCCGCCGTCAAGGTCGCCGAGGTCCCGCCCGGCCCGCCCGTGCGCGCCACACTCGTGGCCGAGATTTACGGGCCGGACGGGGCAACCCAGCGCGCCCTGGCCGACAGCGTCCGCCAGGCCTTTGAGGCCACCGAGGGCGTGGTGGACGTGGACTGGGGCGTGGAGGCCGACCAGACGAAGTACACCTTCACGGTCGACAAGGAGAAGGCCATGCGCGTCGGCGTGCCCACCGCCCGCGTCACTCAAACCATGAAGATGGCGCTGGACGGGCGGGAGGTGACGACCCTGCACGATCCCGACGAGCGCGATCCGGTGGGCGTGCAGCTTCGCCTCGGGGCGGAGCGCCGGGCGAGCCTCGCGGACCTGCAGAACGTACCGGTCCAGTCGCCGGCCGGCCCGACCGTGCCGATGGCCGACCTCGTCGAGGTGGAGGAAACCACGCGCGACAAGCACATTAGCCGCAAAAACCAGCGGCGCGTCATTTACGTGACGGGCAACGTGGCCGGGGCCATCGAGAGCCCGGTCTACGCCATGCTCGACATGCAGGAGCGCCTGGACGCCATCGAGGCGCCGCCGGGCTACTCCTTCGACCAGCTGTACACCGGCCCCCCCGAGGCCCGCAGCAACTACGCGCTGAAGTGGGACGGGGAGTGGCGCGTCACCTACAAGGTGTTCCGCGACCTGGGCATCGCCTTCGCCATCGTGCTGCTGCTGATCTACATCCTGATCGTGGGGTGGTTTCAGGACCTCACCGTGCCCCTGGTGATGATGATCGCCATTCCACTGTCGCTCATCGGCATCGTGCTGGGGCACTGGCTCCTGGGCGCGTTCTTTACCGCCACCTCCATGATCGGCTTCATCGCCCTCGCGGGCATCATGGTGCGCAACGGGGTCTTGCTGATCGACTTCGTAAACATCAGTCTCGATCAGGGCGCCTCGCTGCGTCAGGCCGTCATCGAGGCCGGGGCCGTGCGGACGCGCCCCATTTTGCTGACGGCCGGCACGGTGGTCATCGGGGCGACGGTCATCCTGTTCGACCCCATCTTTCAGGGCCTGGCCATCTCGCTGATCGGGGGCGCGATCGCCTCCACGGCGCTCACGCTCCTGATCGTGCCGCTCGTCTACTACATGATTGAGCGACGCCTGGCCGGCTCGGCGCTGACGGGCGACGACGCCTAG
- a CDS encoding TetR/AcrR family transcriptional regulator, whose amino-acid sequence MTKRDDICEAALTLFAENGIEATTTREIAEQAGAAEGTLYRHFDGKADLAQWLYRRCLNQLRDTLTDADEATSTPTDRLEALVRGMFDFYASRPASCTYLLSARESGAVGTSESDAPPSPVHLFASVLDEGTRQGVFRETSSSLVAGWILAMVQRTVLFLKTEALSLSTQAAIDQTVNAARRLAMPSPG is encoded by the coding sequence ATGACCAAGCGAGATGACATTTGCGAGGCCGCCCTCACCCTCTTTGCCGAGAACGGCATTGAGGCCACGACGACCCGTGAGATTGCGGAGCAGGCCGGGGCCGCCGAGGGAACGCTCTACCGCCACTTCGACGGCAAGGCCGACCTCGCCCAGTGGCTCTACCGGCGCTGCCTGAATCAACTCCGCGACACCCTTACGGACGCCGACGAGGCGACATCGACCCCGACCGATCGGCTGGAGGCCCTCGTGCGCGGTATGTTTGACTTTTACGCCTCGAGGCCCGCCTCGTGCACCTACCTGCTCTCGGCCCGGGAATCGGGCGCCGTGGGCACGAGTGAGAGCGACGCGCCGCCCTCTCCAGTCCACCTGTTTGCGAGCGTGCTCGACGAAGGCACGCGGCAGGGCGTCTTTCGGGAAACCTCATCCTCCCTCGTCGCCGGATGGATTCTCGCGATGGTTCAGCGTACCGTTCTCTTTTTGAAGACCGAGGCCCTTTCGTTGAGCACGCAGGCCGCAATCGACCAGACGGTCAACGCGGCCCGCCGGCTGGCGATGCCCTCTCCGGGCTGA
- a CDS encoding efflux RND transporter periplasmic adaptor subunit, giving the protein MTARGSLVLPLVLGLLLSACGGDAPPPPADERDPVAVETATAATTTTPQAGRYTGTIQGTRRVPLSTKMMGTITRLSVEEGDRVQKGETLVRIRSQNVEAQREQVQARLREARAARDNAETQFERIRALREKDSATEQEFDNAQTAYERAQAQVEALQSRLAETEDMLTYATLEAPIDGYVVEKQAEQGALAAPGRPLLTVETLDALKAVVQVPAEDVNQFAVGDSATVTIGAAANVHKQGVVTQVNPSGNAVSRQFTVQVRLPRTAPDDRAAATALKSGMYAEVRHQTGTHSTLTVPQAALVEHGQLTGLYAVRDGHALLRWVRTGSQRGTRVEVLSGLRPGETYVTDATPRIANGQPIQAE; this is encoded by the coding sequence ATGACCGCACGTGGCTCCCTTGTCCTTCCGCTCGTTCTCGGTCTGCTCCTCTCCGCCTGTGGTGGGGACGCCCCCCCGCCCCCCGCGGATGAGAGGGATCCGGTTGCCGTGGAGACCGCCACCGCGGCGACGACGACCACTCCCCAGGCCGGGCGCTACACCGGCACCATTCAGGGCACACGCCGGGTCCCCCTCTCCACCAAAATGATGGGCACCATCACGCGCCTTTCGGTCGAGGAGGGCGACCGTGTACAGAAGGGGGAGACGCTCGTCCGCATCCGCAGCCAGAACGTGGAGGCCCAGCGCGAGCAGGTGCAGGCCCGCCTGCGGGAGGCCCGCGCCGCCCGCGACAACGCCGAGACCCAGTTCGAGCGGATCCGGGCGCTCCGCGAGAAAGACAGCGCCACGGAGCAGGAATTCGACAACGCGCAGACCGCCTACGAGCGGGCCCAGGCGCAGGTGGAGGCCCTCCAAAGCCGCCTGGCGGAGACCGAGGACATGCTCACCTACGCCACGTTGGAGGCGCCCATCGACGGCTACGTGGTCGAGAAGCAGGCCGAACAGGGCGCCCTGGCCGCCCCGGGCCGCCCGCTGCTCACCGTCGAGACGCTCGACGCCCTGAAGGCCGTGGTGCAGGTGCCGGCGGAGGACGTGAATCAGTTCGCGGTGGGCGACAGCGCGACCGTCACGATCGGGGCGGCCGCCAACGTGCACAAGCAGGGCGTGGTCACGCAGGTGAACCCGTCCGGCAACGCCGTGAGCCGGCAGTTCACCGTGCAGGTGCGCCTGCCCCGCACGGCCCCGGACGACCGGGCGGCCGCCACCGCCCTCAAGTCCGGGATGTACGCTGAGGTCCGCCACCAGACGGGGACCCATTCGACACTGACGGTCCCGCAGGCCGCCCTCGTCGAGCACGGCCAGCTGACGGGCCTCTACGCCGTACGCGATGGCCATGCGCTGCTGCGCTGGGTACGGACCGGATCGCAGCGCGGGACCCGCGTCGAGGTGCTCTCGGGCCTGCGTCCGGGCGAGACCTACGTGACCGACGCGACGCCCCGCATCGCAAACGGGCAGCCCATCCAGGCCGAGTAG
- the icd gene encoding isocitrate dehydrogenase (NADP(+)), producing MSPSGERITVDDGTLHVPDTPIIPYIEGDGVGADIWAAARPVFDAAVETAYDGERAIEWTEVLAGEKAKEHTGDLLPENTVDTIREHRVAIKGPLTTPVGAGFRSLNVALRQKLDLYANVRPTYYIDGVPSPMKNPEQMDMVTFRENTEDVYAGIEWEAGTEGAEQVRAFVEEQMGFDDTIHDGPVGIGIKPITEFGTKRLVREAIDYALESDGHQFVTLVHKGNIMKFTEGAFRDWGYEVAREEYGDAVITEDTLWEERDGDPPADAVVVNDRIADNMLQQVQTRTDQYDVLAMPNLNGDYLSDACGAQIGGLGVAPGANFGDAACLAEPVHGSANKYAGQDKVNPSALILSGRLMFEYMGWDEASAVILESLAETIQQKRVTYDFERNLEGAELLKCSEFGRAVVENMG from the coding sequence ATGAGCCCCTCCGGCGAACGCATCACAGTCGACGACGGCACCCTCCACGTCCCCGACACCCCCATCATCCCCTACATCGAGGGCGACGGCGTGGGGGCCGACATCTGGGCCGCGGCCCGTCCGGTGTTCGATGCCGCCGTGGAGACGGCCTACGACGGCGAGCGCGCCATCGAATGGACCGAAGTGCTGGCCGGCGAGAAGGCCAAGGAGCACACCGGCGACCTCCTCCCCGAGAACACGGTGGACACCATCCGCGAGCACCGCGTCGCCATCAAGGGCCCCCTCACGACCCCCGTCGGCGCCGGCTTCCGGTCGCTGAACGTCGCCCTGCGCCAGAAGCTGGACCTCTACGCCAACGTCCGCCCCACCTACTACATCGACGGCGTGCCCTCGCCGATGAAAAATCCGGAGCAGATGGACATGGTCACGTTTCGGGAAAACACCGAGGACGTGTACGCCGGCATCGAGTGGGAGGCCGGGACCGAGGGCGCGGAGCAGGTCCGGGCGTTCGTTGAGGAGCAGATGGGCTTCGACGACACCATCCACGACGGCCCGGTGGGCATCGGGATCAAGCCGATCACCGAGTTTGGGACCAAGCGGCTCGTCCGCGAGGCCATCGATTACGCCCTGGAGTCCGACGGCCACCAGTTTGTCACCCTCGTCCACAAGGGCAACATCATGAAGTTCACCGAGGGCGCCTTCCGCGATTGGGGCTACGAGGTCGCCCGCGAGGAGTACGGCGACGCGGTGATCACCGAGGACACCCTCTGGGAGGAGCGCGACGGCGACCCGCCCGCGGACGCAGTGGTCGTCAACGACCGGATCGCCGACAACATGCTGCAGCAGGTGCAGACACGGACCGACCAGTACGACGTGCTGGCGATGCCGAACCTGAACGGCGACTACCTATCGGACGCCTGCGGGGCTCAGATTGGCGGCCTCGGCGTGGCGCCGGGCGCCAACTTCGGCGACGCCGCCTGCCTGGCCGAGCCCGTTCACGGCTCCGCCAACAAGTACGCCGGCCAGGACAAGGTCAACCCGTCGGCGCTCATTCTGTCGGGCCGCCTCATGTTCGAGTACATGGGCTGGGACGAGGCCTCCGCGGTGATCCTCGAGAGCCTGGCGGAGACGATCCAGCAGAAGCGCGTGACGTACGACTTCGAGCGCAACCTGGAGGGCGCCGAGCTGCTCAAGTGCAGCGAGTTCGGGCGGGCCGTGGTGGAAAACATGGGATAA
- a CDS encoding SAM-dependent methyltransferase, with protein sequence MPKPAAFWNDRFANEEFVYGEAPNRFVASAARTWLPEAGEVLLLGAGEGRNAVHLAREGHTVTAVDYAVEGLRKTERLATEAGVEVEAIQADVREWTPARTWDAVVVTFLHLPADERPGLYRLVQRCLRPEGRLVAEWFRPEQRTDGYTSGGPPDPAMMVTANELRGHFAEAGIDHLEAAEPTLDEGMHRGPAATVRLVWGRPSTS encoded by the coding sequence ATGCCCAAGCCCGCTGCGTTCTGGAACGACCGCTTTGCCAACGAGGAGTTCGTGTACGGCGAGGCCCCAAACCGCTTCGTCGCGAGCGCCGCCCGGACGTGGCTGCCGGAGGCCGGCGAGGTGCTCCTGCTTGGGGCGGGCGAGGGGCGCAACGCCGTGCATCTGGCCCGGGAGGGCCATACGGTCACTGCGGTTGACTACGCCGTGGAGGGGCTCCGCAAGACGGAACGCCTCGCGACGGAGGCCGGGGTGGAGGTTGAGGCGATCCAGGCCGATGTGCGCGAGTGGACGCCCGCCCGGACCTGGGACGCGGTCGTCGTCACGTTTCTCCACCTTCCCGCCGACGAGCGACCGGGCCTGTACCGCCTCGTTCAGCGCTGCTTGCGGCCCGAGGGGCGCCTCGTGGCGGAGTGGTTTCGTCCGGAGCAGCGCACGGACGGCTACACGAGCGGCGGCCCGCCCGATCCTGCCATGATGGTCACCGCCAACGAGCTCCGTGGCCACTTCGCCGAGGCGGGCATCGACCATCTTGAGGCGGCCGAGCCGACCCTCGACGAGGGCATGCACCGGGGCCCCGCGGCGACGGTGCGTCTGGTGTGGGGCCGGCCGTCTACCTCGTAG
- a CDS encoding NUDIX hydrolase: MAFSLSRLVPRLAERLGGPLPGHEAHLRMAPRNPSRRADLSVEARDCRDAGVLLLLHPDDADPSVVLTVRRDHLPDHAGQVSFPGGRRERGESLSATALREAEEEINLPPASVGVLGALTPLFIPPSNFCVHPFVGHTPSPASLHPTDAEVGRILQVPLARLLDPDARTTETRPLNGRDVDVPYYDVAGHTVWGATAMMLAEFLAVVRDATASAE; the protein is encoded by the coding sequence ATGGCCTTCTCGCTCTCCCGCCTCGTGCCCCGCCTTGCCGAGCGCCTGGGCGGCCCGCTGCCGGGCCACGAGGCGCACCTCCGCATGGCCCCCCGAAATCCGAGCCGGCGGGCCGACCTCTCGGTGGAGGCGCGGGACTGTCGGGACGCCGGGGTGCTCCTGCTCCTGCACCCGGACGACGCGGATCCGTCTGTGGTGTTGACCGTCCGGCGCGACCACCTTCCCGACCATGCCGGCCAGGTTTCGTTTCCGGGAGGGCGACGGGAACGCGGCGAGTCGCTCTCGGCCACGGCCCTGCGGGAGGCGGAGGAAGAGATCAACCTGCCCCCGGCGTCCGTGGGCGTGCTCGGCGCCCTGACGCCGCTCTTCATCCCACCCTCCAATTTTTGCGTGCACCCCTTCGTGGGCCACACGCCGTCCCCCGCGTCCCTCCACCCCACCGACGCGGAGGTCGGACGGATTCTGCAGGTTCCCCTCGCGCGTCTCTTGGATCCGGACGCCCGCACGACCGAGACGCGCCCCCTCAACGGAAGGGACGTGGACGTGCCGTACTACGACGTGGCCGGTCATACCGTGTGGGGGGCCACCGCCATGATGCTGGCCGAGTTCCTGGCCGTGGTGCGGGACGCGACGGCGTCGGCCGAATAG
- a CDS encoding NAD(P)/FAD-dependent oxidoreductase: protein MSEPLHLVLVGGGHAMLPSLAHAREWTDAGVEVTLVDPQRWLYYSGMVPEHLGGVYAVDDIRVDLKKMAREAGATHVAARATALDPEARTVTTAEGDTIPYDVLAIDVGGVNPALPDAAVGTKPIYRVRALRPQLNQVLDAPTETLGLTIVGGGAAGVEVALNITGRFAGAGRAADLSLTIVEQSGKILPGFPEGMRAYAARLLRERGATLRTATTVDEVHGPDEGRAQVDMRADTGEHDTIHPDAVLWSTGAVAPPLLRESGLSTDERGFLHVTRRLRTPTHPRIFAAGDCGTIPGLNLDKVGVHAVKQGPDLRANLDTTLRRLAGDGSAPVASDLAVFRPYPVAPLLLSTGARRAIWTAGPLWTARTWSLRLKHWVDRRWIQRYAPERWGRVGWRSLVGAEAASDPDGPE, encoded by the coding sequence ATGTCTGAGCCGTTGCATCTCGTCCTCGTCGGAGGGGGACACGCCATGCTGCCCAGCCTCGCCCATGCCCGGGAATGGACCGACGCGGGGGTCGAGGTAACCCTCGTTGATCCCCAACGCTGGCTCTACTACTCGGGCATGGTGCCGGAGCACCTGGGCGGGGTGTATGCGGTCGACGACATCCGCGTGGACCTGAAGAAGATGGCCCGGGAGGCGGGGGCCACGCACGTGGCGGCCCGCGCCACGGCCCTCGATCCGGAGGCCCGCACGGTCACGACGGCTGAGGGGGACACCATCCCCTACGACGTGTTGGCGATCGACGTCGGGGGGGTGAATCCGGCCCTGCCCGACGCCGCGGTGGGCACCAAGCCGATCTACCGCGTCCGTGCCCTCCGTCCTCAGCTGAACCAGGTGCTCGACGCCCCGACGGAGACGCTCGGCCTGACGATCGTAGGGGGCGGGGCAGCCGGGGTGGAGGTGGCCCTCAACATCACGGGACGGTTCGCCGGGGCCGGACGGGCGGCGGACCTCTCGCTGACGATTGTGGAGCAGTCGGGGAAGATCCTGCCGGGGTTTCCGGAGGGCATGCGCGCCTACGCGGCCCGGCTGCTCCGGGAACGGGGCGCGACCCTCCGGACGGCGACGACCGTCGACGAGGTGCACGGACCCGACGAAGGTCGCGCTCAGGTAGACATGCGAGCGGACACGGGCGAACACGACACGATCCACCCCGACGCGGTGCTCTGGAGCACCGGGGCCGTCGCTCCGCCGCTGCTCCGTGAAAGCGGGCTGTCGACGGACGAGCGGGGCTTTTTGCATGTAACCCGGCGCCTGCGCACCCCCACCCATCCCCGCATCTTTGCCGCCGGCGATTGCGGGACCATTCCGGGGTTGAACCTGGACAAGGTGGGCGTGCACGCCGTGAAGCAGGGGCCGGACCTCCGGGCAAACCTCGACACCACCCTACGTCGACTCGCGGGGGACGGCTCGGCCCCGGTCGCGTCGGACCTGGCCGTCTTTCGCCCGTACCCGGTCGCGCCGCTGCTGCTCTCCACCGGAGCGCGCCGCGCCATCTGGACGGCGGGCCCCCTGTGGACGGCCCGCACGTGGTCCCTCCGGCTCAAGCACTGGGTCGACCGGCGGTGGATCCAGCGCTACGCGCCGGAGCGGTGGGGGCGGGTGGGCTGGCGCTCCCTCGTGGGGGCGGAAGCGGCATCGGATCCCGACGGCCCCGAATAG
- a CDS encoding TolC family protein, producing the protein MYFPVVSERSLTLSPRIGGALWMLTFGIIALLPVRGAAQPAAVVDDDTSATLSLSLDETLARAQEASFPARSADATQRAATARKRQSLGVFLPRITAREQGLFTTDPVNAFGSKLRQEGFAQQDLRLGALNTPDRVDQYGTQLAIEQPILNLDGLFERRAASDAARAAGHKAERTEAVVAFRVKKGYYGLLLAERRVGVIDSALAAARATRDQAQALFDEGIINRADRLAAAVRVSELESRRSEAVARRDNAADQLRVLIGLEDDVRIEPTDSLTRESALVGAVSLDAVNQRRSDMQALRARAEAARETTRSRWLAFVPTLNARGTTGWYDDTPFGTNGQSWTAGVSLSWSLFEGYQQIGRAQEAEARQQRAEIALEQQALENEVEITSARRDLRAAQERIDQARTAVAQAEESLRIRSDRYAEGMARTTDLLQAEATLAERRLAYLRALYQHNVTVYRLELLTEQSMTR; encoded by the coding sequence ATGTATTTTCCAGTTGTGAGCGAACGATCACTCACGCTCAGTCCGCGAATCGGAGGTGCGCTGTGGATGCTGACGTTCGGCATCATTGCACTGCTTCCCGTTCGGGGGGCGGCGCAGCCGGCCGCGGTCGTCGATGACGACACGTCCGCCACGTTGTCTCTGTCGCTGGACGAGACGCTGGCCCGGGCTCAGGAGGCGAGCTTCCCGGCCCGGTCGGCGGACGCGACCCAGCGCGCCGCGACGGCCCGCAAGCGGCAGTCGCTCGGCGTCTTCCTCCCCCGGATCACCGCCCGTGAGCAGGGGCTCTTTACGACCGACCCCGTCAATGCCTTCGGCAGCAAGCTGCGGCAGGAGGGCTTTGCGCAGCAGGACCTTCGGTTGGGGGCCCTCAACACGCCGGATCGGGTGGACCAGTACGGCACGCAGTTGGCGATCGAGCAACCGATTTTGAACCTGGACGGTCTCTTTGAGCGGCGCGCAGCGTCCGACGCGGCCCGCGCCGCCGGCCACAAGGCCGAGCGCACGGAGGCCGTCGTCGCGTTCCGGGTCAAGAAGGGCTACTACGGACTGCTGCTGGCCGAGCGGCGGGTGGGCGTGATCGACTCGGCCCTCGCCGCCGCCCGTGCCACGCGCGACCAGGCGCAGGCCCTCTTCGACGAGGGCATCATCAACCGGGCCGACCGGCTGGCGGCCGCGGTGCGCGTCTCAGAATTGGAAAGCCGGCGCAGCGAGGCGGTCGCTCGACGCGACAACGCCGCCGATCAGCTGCGGGTGCTCATCGGACTGGAGGATGACGTGCGCATTGAGCCCACCGACTCGCTGACGCGCGAATCCGCCCTGGTGGGCGCCGTCTCCCTCGACGCCGTCAACCAGCGACGCTCCGACATGCAGGCCCTGCGCGCCCGGGCCGAGGCGGCCCGGGAGACGACCCGGTCCCGGTGGCTCGCGTTCGTGCCCACCCTCAACGCCCGCGGCACCACGGGCTGGTACGACGACACGCCCTTCGGCACCAACGGGCAGAGCTGGACGGCCGGCGTCTCGCTGTCGTGGAGCCTGTTCGAGGGCTACCAGCAGATCGGACGGGCCCAGGAGGCCGAGGCGCGGCAGCAGCGCGCCGAGATTGCCTTGGAGCAGCAGGCCCTCGAGAACGAGGTCGAGATCACGTCCGCGCGACGCGACCTGCGGGCCGCGCAGGAACGCATCGACCAGGCCCGGACGGCCGTGGCCCAGGCCGAGGAGAGCCTGCGCATCCGGTCCGACCGCTACGCCGAAGGCATGGCCCGCACCACGGATCTGCTTCAGGCCGAGGCCACCCTCGCCGAACGGCGCCTCGCCTACCTTCGGGCCCTCTACCAGCACAACGTGACCGTCTACCGCCTCGAGCTGCTCACGGAGCAGTCGATGACCCGATAA
- a CDS encoding YgaP family membrane protein: MTQNMGSLDRILRTVAALVVGVLYATGTLSGTTALVLGVGAVAFLLTSFVGTCPVYLPVGLSTRHGQRS; the protein is encoded by the coding sequence ATGACCCAGAACATGGGCTCTCTCGACCGAATCCTTCGCACCGTCGCCGCCCTCGTGGTTGGCGTGCTGTACGCCACGGGCACCCTCAGCGGCACCACGGCGCTCGTCCTGGGCGTCGGGGCCGTGGCGTTTCTCCTAACGAGTTTCGTCGGAACGTGCCCTGTGTACCTCCCCGTGGGGCTCTCGACGCGACACGGGCAGCGCAGCTGA